One Lytechinus variegatus isolate NC3 chromosome 11, Lvar_3.0, whole genome shotgun sequence DNA segment encodes these proteins:
- the LOC121423490 gene encoding uncharacterized protein LOC121423490 yields the protein MDVPMAVVCDGYYDCDHYEDESNCNNSVTHLEEGQSLTISTLSYTGYNTTLLKSNATNGFRIVIHRLYSYNSDDEIRIGTGNDPSDVQSIVTTIYGYEYYVDDVYIHTHKMWVVVIGSKQYGRDDLDLYVTAINLLNFFPCTSSYMNVSVTLICDGYYDCDNYEDESSCKYPTSYLQTGEYFIYVNNITRKRLYNAHLFQTNVTNGFQIIFRDLYLYYDEQIQIGNGTDPSDLQSVITTINGYRHCCPSDVYVETSDMWIAIIGGMEYPLLELNAEIISIDLSSERFENYNILC from the exons ATGGACGTACCGATGGCTGTGGTTTGTGATGGATATTACGATTGTGATCATTACGAGGATGAATCTAATTGCA ATAACTCAGTTACACACCTCGAGGAAGGCCAATCACTTACTATAAGCACGCTATCTTACACAGGATACAATACAACCTTGTTGAAATCGAATGCTACAAATGGGTTTCGAATTGTGATCCATCGTTTGTATAGTTATAATTCTGATGATGAAATTCGAATAGGGACAGGGAACGATCCATCTGATGTCCAGTCTATCGTTACAACTATCTATGGATATGAATACTACGTGGATGATGTATACATACATACCCATAAAATGTGGGTTGTTGTTATAGGATCGAAACAGTATGGTCGTGATGATCTGGACCTGTACGTTACTGCAATCAATTTGCTTA ATTTCTTTCCTTGTACATCGTCTTACATGAACGTGTCAGTGACGTTGATTTGTGATGGATATTACGACTGCGATAATTATGAAGACGAATCATCATGCA aATATCCCACAAGCTATCTTCAGACAGGCGAATATTTTATCTACGTCAACAACATCACACGCAAAAGATTATACAATGCCCACTTGTTTCAAACAAATGTTACGAAtggatttcaaattatattcagGGATCTATATCTCTATTATGACGAACAAATCCAGATAGGGAATGGTACTGATCCGTCTGATCTACAGTCTGTCATCACAACCATCAATGGATATAGACATTGCTGTCCCAGTGATGTTTACGTAGAGACCAGTGATATGTGGATTGCTATCATAGGAGGCATGGAATACCCGCTGCTTGAACTGAATGCTGAGATAATATCTATTGATCTTTCAAGTGAGCGATTTGAAAACTATAACATTTTATGTTGA